The following DNA comes from Streptomyces sp. Ag109_O5-10.
CTCAGCCACTGCCGGTCGTAGACCGCGAAGCGGTTCAGCCTGCGCAGGTCCGCGCGGAAGTCCGCGGAGAGCAGTCCCAGCAGGAACGGGCCCGGCAGGCAGATGCCCGACCACTCGTGGACGGCGGCCACGAGGTGGCGGCGGCCGACCAGCTCGGCCAGCGGGCCGAAGTACAGGCAGGCCGCGGTCGCCAGGCACAGCAGCATGAGCCAGCCGGTCGCCCGGTGGACCAACCGTTCCGCCCGGCTGAACCGGCGGACCTGCCCGGACGGGTCACGCCGCTCCATCGCTCCGGTCCGCACCGTCGAGCCAGCCGTCGACCGCATAACCGCGCTCCTCCCAGAAACCGGGGACGACCTTGTCGGTCACCGTGATGCCGGACAGCCACTTGGCCGACTTGTAGAAGTACATGGGAGCCACGTAGAGGCGCACCGGTCCCCCGTGCTCGTGGGTGATCGGCTTGTCCTGCATGGTGAGTGCCACCAAGACGTCCGAGCGTCGCGCCTGCCCGAGAGTGAGGCTCTCGGTGTAGGCGCCGTCGAAGCAGGTGAACCGGAGGGCCGCGCCCTCGGAACGCACACCGGCCGCGTCGAGCAGGTCCGCCAGCCGCACGCCCTCGAAGGGCGTGTCGTCCACCCGCCACCCGTCCGTGCAGAGCACGTCGTGCACGACACGCGTCTGGGGCAGGGCACGCAGCTCGGGCAGCGTGTAGGTCTTCGGTCGGTCGACCAGCCCGTCGATCCTCAGCTCGTAGTCGGACTCGGTCTTGCGCGGCACCGAACCGACGACGCTGTAGTAGCGGAAGCCGCCGGGGTTGGGGAGCAGACCGGTCAGCCCCGTCGCGTCGACCCGGGAGGCGGCGTCCAGGGCGCTCTGCCAGC
Coding sequences within:
- a CDS encoding molybdopterin-dependent oxidoreductase; the protein is MAGQPRRNADGAPVGRRALLGMLATGAVGLAAAPYLQRGWQSALDAASRVDATGLTGLLPNPGGFRYYSVVGSVPRKTESDYELRIDGLVDRPKTYTLPELRALPQTRVVHDVLCTDGWRVDDTPFEGVRLADLLDAAGVRSEGAALRFTCFDGAYTESLTLGQARRSDVLVALTMQDKPITHEHGGPVRLYVAPMYFYKSAKWLSGITVTDKVVPGFWEERGYAVDGWLDGADRSDGAA